Proteins found in one Poecilia reticulata strain Guanapo linkage group LG6, Guppy_female_1.0+MT, whole genome shotgun sequence genomic segment:
- the seh1l gene encoding nucleoporin SEH1 isoform X1: MFVARSIAADHKDLIHDVSYDFHGRRMATCSSDQSVKVWDKSENGEWQCTASWKTHSGSVWRVTWAHPEFGQVLASCSFDRTAAVWEEIVGESNDKQRGLSHWIKRTTLVDSRTSVTDVKFAPKHMGLMLATCSADGVVRIYEAPDVMNLSQWSLQHEISCKLSCSCISWNPSSSRAHPPMFAVGSDDSNVMYGGKVQIYEYNENTRKYSKAETLLTVTDAVHDIAFAPNLGRSFHVLAIATKDVRIFKLVPLRKESTATGPTKFEVQIVAQFDNHNSQVWRVSWNITSTLLASSGDDGCVRLWKANYMENWKCTGILKGDGSPLTGSSGQPTAMSTVVGSSVQNSQNILNGMSAGRYFFPPLDPPRGGTRHGHLLPPSSLIEHCDAEPVVQPQQLALVHSRSSRALLSLPETEEQ; this comes from the exons ATGTTCGTCGCTCGCAGCATCGCCGCTGACCATAAAGATCTCATCCACGATGTCTCGTACGATTTTCACGGTCGCAGAATGGCGACTTGTTCCAGCGACCAAAGCGTCAAG GTGTGGGATAAAAGCGAGAATGGAGAGTGGCAGTGCACAGCCAGCTGGAAG ACCCACAGTGGATCGGTGTGGAGAGTGACCTGGGCTCACCCGGAGTTCGGCCAGGTCCTGGCCTCCTGCTCGTTTGACCGAACAGCCGCCGTCTGGGAGGAGATCGTCGGGGAGTCCAACGACAAGCAGCGAGGCCTGAGCCACTGG ATCAAGAGAACCACGCTGGTGGACAGCAGAACGTCGGTGACGGACGTGAAGTTTGCGCCTAAACACATGGGTCTGATGCTGGCCACCTGCTCTGCAGACGGAGTGGTGAGGATCTACGAGGCTCCGGACGTGATGAACCTGAGCCAGTGGTCTCTGCAGCACGAGATCTCCTGCaagctcagctgcagctgcatatCATGGAATCCCTCGAG TTCTCGAGCCCACCCCCCTATGTTCGCCGTGGGCAGCGATGACAGCAACGTGATGTACGGTGGGAAGGTTCAGATCTACGAATACAACGAAAACACGCG GAAATACAGTAAAGCAGAAACGCTGTTGACGGTCACCGACGCCGTCCACGACATCGCCTTCGCCCCCAACCTGGGCAGATCTTTCCATGTGCTCGCCATTGCAACCAAAGACGTCCGGATATTTAAGCTCGTCCCTTTGAG GAAGGAGAGCACGGCTACTGGACCCACCAAGTTTGAGGTCCAGATCGTGGCTCAGTTCGACAACCATAACTCCCAGGTGTGGCGCGTGAGCTGGAACATCACCAGCACCCTGCTGGCCTCGTCTGGAGACGATGGCTGCGTACGTCTGTGGAAAG CTAACTACATGGAGAACTGGAAGTGCACGGGCATCCTGAAGGGAGACGGCAGCCCCCTGACGGGCTCGTCCGGTCAGCCCACAGCCATGAGCACGGTGGtgggctcctccgttcagaactCCCAGAACATCCTGAACGGGATGTCGGCAGGAAG GTATTTCTTCCCCCCTCTGGATCCTCCCAGGGGGGGGACCAGGCATGGTCACCTGCTGCCTCCGTCGTCCCTCATAGAGCACTGTGATGCTGAGCCTGTTGTTCAGCCTCAGCAGCTGGCTCTTGTTCACAGTCGCTCCTCTAGGGCGCTGCTATCCCTGCCAGAAACTGAAGAGCAATGA
- the seh1l gene encoding nucleoporin SEH1 isoform X2 — MFVARSIAADHKDLIHDVSYDFHGRRMATCSSDQSVKVWDKSENGEWQCTASWKTHSGSVWRVTWAHPEFGQVLASCSFDRTAAVWEEIVGESNDKQRGLSHWIKRTTLVDSRTSVTDVKFAPKHMGLMLATCSADGVVRIYEAPDVMNLSQWSLQHEISCKLSCSCISWNPSSSRAHPPMFAVGSDDSNVMYGGKVQIYEYNENTRKYSKAETLLTVTDAVHDIAFAPNLGRSFHVLAIATKDVRIFKLVPLRKESTATGPTKFEVQIVAQFDNHNSQVWRVSWNITSTLLASSGDDGCVRLWKANYMENWKCTGILKGDGSPLTGSSGQPTAMSTVVGSSVQNSQNILNGMSAGRIAKRVPFAPPLRQLTSPKINQSPAYY; from the exons ATGTTCGTCGCTCGCAGCATCGCCGCTGACCATAAAGATCTCATCCACGATGTCTCGTACGATTTTCACGGTCGCAGAATGGCGACTTGTTCCAGCGACCAAAGCGTCAAG GTGTGGGATAAAAGCGAGAATGGAGAGTGGCAGTGCACAGCCAGCTGGAAG ACCCACAGTGGATCGGTGTGGAGAGTGACCTGGGCTCACCCGGAGTTCGGCCAGGTCCTGGCCTCCTGCTCGTTTGACCGAACAGCCGCCGTCTGGGAGGAGATCGTCGGGGAGTCCAACGACAAGCAGCGAGGCCTGAGCCACTGG ATCAAGAGAACCACGCTGGTGGACAGCAGAACGTCGGTGACGGACGTGAAGTTTGCGCCTAAACACATGGGTCTGATGCTGGCCACCTGCTCTGCAGACGGAGTGGTGAGGATCTACGAGGCTCCGGACGTGATGAACCTGAGCCAGTGGTCTCTGCAGCACGAGATCTCCTGCaagctcagctgcagctgcatatCATGGAATCCCTCGAG TTCTCGAGCCCACCCCCCTATGTTCGCCGTGGGCAGCGATGACAGCAACGTGATGTACGGTGGGAAGGTTCAGATCTACGAATACAACGAAAACACGCG GAAATACAGTAAAGCAGAAACGCTGTTGACGGTCACCGACGCCGTCCACGACATCGCCTTCGCCCCCAACCTGGGCAGATCTTTCCATGTGCTCGCCATTGCAACCAAAGACGTCCGGATATTTAAGCTCGTCCCTTTGAG GAAGGAGAGCACGGCTACTGGACCCACCAAGTTTGAGGTCCAGATCGTGGCTCAGTTCGACAACCATAACTCCCAGGTGTGGCGCGTGAGCTGGAACATCACCAGCACCCTGCTGGCCTCGTCTGGAGACGATGGCTGCGTACGTCTGTGGAAAG CTAACTACATGGAGAACTGGAAGTGCACGGGCATCCTGAAGGGAGACGGCAGCCCCCTGACGGGCTCGTCCGGTCAGCCCACAGCCATGAGCACGGTGGtgggctcctccgttcagaactCCCAGAACATCCTGAACGGGATGTCGGCAGGAAG GATTGCCAAACGAGTCCCTTTTGCTCCTCCCCTGCGACAGCTGACCTCTCCAAAGATAAACCAGAGTCCTGCGTATTACTAA